Proteins found in one Methylobacter sp. S3L5C genomic segment:
- the ligA gene encoding NAD-dependent DNA ligase LigA — MNPAYNHLVANINQWGQEYYVLDNPSVSDAEYDQAFRKLLEMESENPELITPESPSQRVGAKPIDEFRKIEHTVKMLSLANTFSVEETYEFFEKAAKELNISPSELDIFSEPKLDGLAISIHYDDGLLSYAATRGDGQIGEDVTHTVKTIKSVPLKLATNNPPKKLAVRGEVFMPKAAFEKLNRLAAQNNTKVFVNPRNAAAGTIRQMNPKIAAERDLQFIPYGLGDYEGERQFTRHSEILEYLLTFGFRKNPHCYAFSGSFEMFEKNYQVMDQAREKLPMQIDGIVYKIDSLELQTSLGFIARSPKWAVARKFPAENAVTQLLSVDFQVGRTGVLTPVARLEPVFVGGVTVSNATLHNMDEIERLGLCIGDSIEIQRAGDVIPKVVKVVAAGTDRTPIVMPDCCPVCRAAVERTEGQAAFRCTGGLTCAAQGAERIRHYASRKFMNIVNLGTKLIELLHGKGTLKTIADIYSLKLGDIADLEGQGEKSAQNVLDSIDASKKTKLGTFLGALGIHEVGEEGAKSIAKYFKNLEAITNASFEELMQVPDIGPVMATNVVNFFKDATNRNIIAKIIAAGVNWEDGDYEPTGQQLLDGQTWVLTGTLQHMPRNEAKALLESFGAKVAGSVSKKTSCVVAGEDAGSKLDKARSLGVKVIDEATFLAEFNLAQ; from the coding sequence TTGAACCCAGCCTACAACCATCTTGTTGCCAACATAAATCAATGGGGTCAAGAGTATTATGTTCTTGATAATCCATCTGTTTCTGATGCGGAATACGACCAGGCATTTAGAAAATTGCTGGAGATGGAATCTGAAAATCCTGAATTAATCACTCCGGAATCCCCGTCTCAGCGTGTTGGTGCAAAACCAATCGATGAATTTCGCAAGATAGAACATACCGTAAAAATGCTTTCTTTAGCGAATACTTTTAGTGTGGAAGAAACCTACGAATTCTTTGAAAAAGCGGCAAAAGAACTGAATATAAGCCCCTCGGAACTTGATATTTTTAGTGAACCCAAGCTCGATGGCTTGGCGATATCCATCCATTATGATGACGGCTTATTAAGTTATGCCGCGACGCGCGGTGATGGTCAGATCGGTGAAGATGTGACACACACGGTAAAAACCATCAAATCGGTACCGCTGAAACTGGCAACTAATAATCCGCCCAAAAAACTGGCGGTACGCGGCGAAGTCTTTATGCCCAAAGCTGCTTTTGAGAAACTTAACCGACTGGCTGCTCAAAATAACACTAAAGTTTTTGTCAATCCAAGAAATGCCGCTGCCGGAACCATCAGGCAAATGAATCCTAAAATTGCCGCCGAACGTGATTTGCAATTTATTCCTTACGGCTTGGGCGACTATGAAGGCGAGCGTCAATTTACTCGTCATTCTGAAATTCTTGAATATTTACTCACTTTTGGATTTAGAAAAAACCCGCATTGTTACGCTTTTTCGGGTAGTTTTGAGATGTTTGAAAAAAACTATCAGGTCATGGACCAAGCCAGAGAAAAGCTGCCAATGCAAATTGACGGCATCGTTTACAAAATCGATTCCCTGGAGTTGCAAACGTCATTAGGCTTTATTGCCCGCTCCCCTAAATGGGCGGTTGCCAGAAAATTTCCCGCAGAAAATGCTGTTACCCAACTATTGTCGGTAGATTTTCAGGTAGGACGTACCGGTGTTTTAACACCCGTAGCGCGCCTGGAACCGGTTTTTGTAGGCGGCGTAACAGTCAGCAATGCAACCTTGCACAACATGGATGAAATTGAACGACTGGGACTGTGTATTGGTGACAGTATCGAAATTCAAAGAGCTGGCGACGTAATTCCCAAAGTGGTTAAAGTGGTTGCAGCAGGCACTGACAGAACGCCCATAGTTATGCCTGATTGTTGTCCGGTTTGCCGAGCTGCCGTCGAAAGAACCGAAGGACAAGCGGCTTTTCGTTGCACCGGCGGCTTAACGTGCGCAGCTCAAGGTGCGGAGCGCATCCGCCATTACGCCTCGCGCAAGTTTATGAATATCGTTAACCTGGGCACCAAGCTGATCGAGCTACTTCATGGTAAAGGCACACTTAAAACCATTGCCGATATTTATAGCCTCAAACTTGGTGACATTGCCGATCTGGAAGGACAAGGCGAAAAAAGTGCTCAAAATGTGCTTGATTCTATTGATGCTTCAAAAAAAACAAAACTGGGTACTTTCCTGGGTGCGTTAGGCATCCATGAAGTCGGTGAAGAAGGCGCAAAAAGCATCGCAAAGTATTTTAAAAATCTGGAGGCTATTACCAATGCCTCTTTTGAAGAACTGATGCAGGTACCTGATATTGGCCCGGTAATGGCGACTAATGTCGTCAATTTTTTTAAAGATGCAACAAATCGGAATATTATCGCAAAAATAATTGCAGCGGGAGTTAACTGGGAAGATGGGGACTATGAACCCACCGGCCAACAACTGCTTGACGGACAAACCTGGGTTTTAACCGGCACCCTGCAACACATGCCACGTAATGAAGCAAAAGCACTGCTGGAAAGTTTCGGTGCAAAGGTAGCAGGTTCCGTTTCTAAAAAAACCAGTTGCGTAGTTGCCGGGGAAGATGCCGGATCAAAACTAGATAAAGCCAGATCATTAGGCGTCAAGGTGATTGATGAAGCCACATTTTTGGCAGAATTTAACCTGGCACAGTAG
- a CDS encoding cell division protein ZipA C-terminal FtsZ-binding domain-containing protein, translated as MDKELLRIVIIATGLMIIMGMLTWTYLKNKKFREDLDFHDDHDTKGQRYKPLPVDDERTDNQPAETIDHHYFEQDYSVYEPEENTIELEDDDIEPPPQVAVPAIIQFSLIANADQGFNGIDLVNAFGIVGLEYGNLKIYERLDANRLVDFGVACMVEPGTFPNNDLDTFYCPGLVFFMQPGALDDAQAVFDDYLDTIQLLAIELDGTIRDNNRQPLTDATVQTIRQSL; from the coding sequence ATGGATAAAGAACTACTAAGAATTGTAATTATAGCAACGGGCCTAATGATTATTATGGGCATGTTGACATGGACTTATTTAAAAAATAAAAAATTCCGGGAAGACCTGGATTTTCATGATGACCACGATACCAAAGGGCAACGTTATAAACCGTTACCTGTCGATGATGAAAGAACGGATAACCAACCAGCAGAGACTATTGATCATCATTATTTTGAACAGGACTACTCTGTTTATGAACCTGAAGAGAATACTATTGAACTTGAAGATGATGATATTGAGCCGCCACCTCAAGTTGCCGTTCCTGCCATTATCCAGTTCAGTCTTATCGCCAACGCTGACCAAGGCTTTAATGGTATTGATTTAGTCAATGCTTTTGGAATTGTCGGACTTGAATATGGCAACCTGAAAATATATGAACGACTGGATGCTAATCGGCTGGTAGATTTTGGTGTTGCCTGTATGGTTGAGCCGGGTACTTTTCCAAATAACGATCTGGACACATTTTATTGTCCGGGACTGGTATTTTTTATGCAGCCAGGCGCATTGGATGATGCGCAAGCGGTTTTTGATGACTATCTGGATACGATTCAATTATTAGCCATAGAATTGGACGGCACTATCAGAGACAATAACAGACAGCCGCTAACTGATGCCACTGTCCAAACAATTCGGCAGAGCCTGTAA
- the smc gene encoding chromosome segregation protein SMC yields MKLEKIKLSGFKSFVDPTVIPINGNLTAIVGPNGCGKSNIIDAVRWVMGESSAKHLRGGSMSDVIFNGSSGRKPVSTASVELVFDNSDGKMGGEYAQYNSIAIKRQVSRDGQSLFLLNGSRCRRKDITDLFLGTGLGSRSYAIIEQGTISRMVEAKPEELRVHIEEAAGISKYKERRSETENRMKHTRENLERLDDLREEVDKQLKHLQKQAEKAEKYTELKKQERQFKLELLAMRWNAYQQAAKQLEIKLQGVAIEHNRLFVILRDINNAIETKRAEHKIRQQQLNTTQGDYYTLVAEVSGLQQAIKHHKSSHEETLLEINRTKLQADQSLSQLGSDLQTLDEIKQSLLEAEESWIIAQERQEDIVEQQHNTKGQRSLWQTQWEAYRTMSSEYKEQAEVQKVKTQQLANQNRQLQIRMDKLHSERDELSSSQLQVDIETLDADIEIISFQRDDHQAQLEKLHQQIREQRHQVKELHDTLHTRRSESHGIKGKITSLELLQQHAMGKDNKKLGTWLEAMNLNKNQRLAECLEVESGWDTAVETVLGNYLEAICVESADAVIPGLNRLTNESLTLFETKTNNAAQYLVKEGSLTLLDKVNAPWDLSTLLTGVYCADNHDAARALSVNTNCYESVITPDGTWFGQNWLKISHAKDSNVGVLQREKELRLLKLRQEVLIVEMTTFEDQLADTEIALKEAEVLREAIQQQDNRLGSELAIKSAEFSAYSTRWEHQQRRLEQIANDLEEILRETRDNAEIIAESGLLQEEAETVLAQQEQNKHELEVSNQLLQAQHDNIERAVNEARQQVYSIKAQIDSLRSSEASTSKQIDRLQNQHQHSIDWLANLEKKLQQTLTPLDEEKKQLAQQIIAKDKLEADLKNQRLLQEAVEADITQLAEQHTHEQRALDKQKEALDTIRFELQEIKVRQQTVNEQLKEIDANAEDILKTLPDQAQEPHWKKQVDELSIQIERLGTINLTAIEEYKSQSARMNFLDEQHADLIEALQILDQAISKIDKESRLRFKETFDKINTGLQEKFPKLFGGGQAYLELTEQDLLEAGVNIIAQPPGKRNSSIHLLSGGEKALTAVALVFSIFELNPAPFCLLDEVDAPLDDANVGRFSKMVEEMSASVQFLYISHNKATMEIAKQLAGVTMKEPGVSRMVAVDIEEAVSLAEI; encoded by the coding sequence TTGAAGCTGGAAAAAATCAAACTGTCGGGTTTTAAATCCTTTGTTGATCCAACAGTCATTCCTATTAACGGTAATTTGACTGCGATTGTTGGTCCCAATGGCTGTGGAAAATCCAATATTATTGATGCTGTGCGCTGGGTAATGGGAGAAAGTTCTGCCAAACATCTGCGTGGCGGCAGCATGTCTGACGTTATTTTTAATGGCTCATCAGGGCGTAAACCGGTCAGTACCGCTTCGGTCGAGCTGGTTTTTGATAATTCAGATGGCAAGATGGGCGGCGAATATGCGCAATACAATTCCATTGCCATCAAGAGACAGGTTAGCCGTGACGGCCAATCCTTGTTTTTACTCAATGGTTCACGTTGCAGGCGCAAAGATATTACCGATCTGTTTTTGGGAACGGGTTTAGGATCGAGAAGTTATGCCATTATTGAACAGGGCACTATCTCCCGGATGGTTGAAGCAAAACCTGAAGAGCTAAGAGTGCATATCGAAGAAGCTGCGGGTATTTCCAAATATAAAGAACGGCGTAGCGAAACCGAAAACCGAATGAAGCATACCCGCGAAAATCTGGAACGACTTGATGATTTGCGCGAAGAAGTTGACAAGCAACTTAAGCATTTACAAAAACAGGCAGAAAAAGCCGAAAAGTACACCGAACTAAAAAAACAGGAACGCCAGTTTAAGTTAGAGTTATTGGCCATGCGCTGGAATGCTTATCAGCAAGCAGCGAAGCAGTTGGAAATAAAACTCCAAGGCGTGGCTATCGAACACAATCGCCTGTTTGTGATTTTACGGGATATTAACAATGCTATCGAGACAAAACGAGCTGAACATAAAATTCGGCAGCAACAGCTAAATACGACTCAGGGTGACTATTACACCCTTGTTGCTGAGGTCAGCGGTCTTCAACAAGCTATCAAGCATCATAAATCCAGCCATGAAGAAACCTTGCTTGAAATCAATCGTACCAAGCTCCAGGCAGATCAATCATTGAGCCAGCTTGGATCTGATTTACAGACCCTGGATGAGATAAAACAATCTTTACTGGAAGCTGAAGAAAGCTGGATTATTGCCCAGGAAAGGCAAGAAGATATTGTCGAGCAACAACACAATACCAAGGGACAAAGGAGCTTATGGCAAACGCAGTGGGAAGCGTATCGGACGATGAGTTCGGAATATAAGGAACAGGCCGAAGTACAAAAGGTAAAAACCCAGCAATTGGCAAACCAGAATCGTCAATTACAAATCCGCATGGATAAATTGCACAGCGAACGCGACGAACTGTCATCGAGTCAATTGCAGGTTGATATTGAAACACTGGACGCGGATATTGAGATTATCAGTTTTCAACGTGATGATCATCAAGCCCAACTGGAAAAATTGCATCAGCAAATTCGTGAGCAGCGCCATCAGGTAAAAGAGCTACATGATACTCTGCATACACGCCGCTCTGAAAGTCATGGTATTAAAGGTAAAATAACGTCACTGGAGTTATTACAGCAACATGCCATGGGTAAAGACAATAAAAAATTAGGTACTTGGCTGGAAGCCATGAATCTAAACAAAAACCAACGACTGGCTGAATGCCTTGAAGTAGAGTCAGGCTGGGATACCGCCGTTGAAACTGTTCTTGGAAACTATCTGGAAGCCATTTGTGTGGAAAGTGCCGATGCTGTTATTCCTGGCTTAAACCGTCTGACTAATGAATCGCTCACTCTATTTGAAACCAAAACCAACAATGCTGCGCAATACCTCGTCAAGGAGGGGTCGCTTACCTTGCTGGACAAAGTTAACGCACCTTGGGATTTAAGCACTTTATTAACTGGTGTTTATTGCGCAGATAATCATGATGCTGCCAGAGCGTTGTCCGTCAACACAAACTGTTATGAGTCAGTTATTACCCCTGACGGTACCTGGTTTGGACAAAATTGGCTAAAAATAAGCCACGCTAAAGATAGTAATGTGGGAGTTTTACAGCGTGAGAAAGAATTACGCCTGCTAAAACTTCGGCAAGAAGTATTAATCGTTGAAATGACGACCTTTGAAGATCAATTGGCAGATACCGAAATCGCGTTAAAAGAAGCCGAAGTATTGCGCGAAGCTATTCAACAGCAAGACAATAGACTGGGTTCTGAACTGGCCATTAAGAGTGCGGAATTTAGTGCGTACTCTACGCGCTGGGAACATCAACAACGCCGCCTTGAACAGATAGCTAATGACCTTGAAGAAATCCTTCGCGAAACGCGTGACAATGCCGAGATTATTGCTGAATCAGGGTTATTGCAGGAAGAAGCGGAAACTGTTTTAGCGCAGCAGGAACAAAACAAACACGAACTTGAAGTATCAAACCAGCTTTTGCAAGCACAGCATGATAATATCGAGCGCGCCGTTAATGAAGCAAGACAACAGGTTTACAGCATAAAAGCACAGATTGACTCGTTACGTTCTTCTGAAGCGTCAACCAGTAAACAAATTGACCGTTTGCAAAACCAACATCAACATTCAATTGACTGGCTTGCCAATCTGGAGAAAAAACTGCAACAAACGCTGACGCCACTGGATGAGGAAAAAAAACAATTGGCGCAGCAAATTATAGCTAAAGATAAACTGGAAGCTGATTTGAAAAATCAGCGCTTATTGCAGGAGGCCGTCGAAGCGGATATAACGCAACTGGCTGAACAACATACTCACGAACAAAGAGCATTGGACAAACAAAAGGAAGCACTGGATACTATTCGCTTTGAATTACAGGAAATTAAAGTTCGCCAGCAAACTGTCAATGAACAACTTAAAGAAATTGATGCGAATGCTGAGGATATTTTAAAGACCCTGCCTGATCAAGCCCAAGAACCTCACTGGAAAAAACAAGTTGATGAGTTATCAATTCAGATTGAACGCTTGGGGACTATTAACCTGACTGCTATAGAAGAATACAAGTCTCAATCTGCACGGATGAACTTTCTTGATGAGCAACATGCCGACCTGATTGAGGCATTACAAATACTGGATCAGGCAATTAGTAAAATTGATAAAGAAAGTAGGCTGCGTTTTAAAGAAACATTCGATAAAATAAACACCGGATTGCAGGAGAAATTTCCCAAACTATTTGGTGGCGGCCAAGCCTATCTGGAATTGACCGAGCAAGACTTACTGGAAGCGGGGGTAAATATTATTGCTCAACCGCCCGGCAAACGAAATAGCTCCATTCATTTGCTGTCAGGTGGAGAAAAAGCATTAACAGCGGTAGCACTGGTATTTTCAATTTTTGAGCTCAATCCAGCGCCTTTTTGCCTGTTGGATGAAGTTGATGCACCACTCGATGATGCAAATGTGGGACGGTTTTCAAAAATGGTAGAAGAGATGTCGGCATCTGTTCAATTTTTGTATATTTCTCATAATAAGGCAACTATGGAAATTGCAAAACAGTTGGCAGGTGTTACGATGAAAGAACCGGGCGTGTCCCGGATGGTCGCAGTTGATATTGAAGAAGCAGTGAGTCTGGCGGAAATCTAA
- the hrpA gene encoding ATP-dependent RNA helicase HrpA: protein MPSSDLVKQLTQQLPHCLNQDRHVLKRQLDRLRSETQKGKDPLEQLNTLAGRFEKSVALRAKRLASIPPLNFPDLPVTGKKDDIAKLIKENQVVIVCGETGSGKTTQLPKICLSIGLGAAGFIGHTQPRRIAARTVADRIAEELGESIGKSVGYKIRFNDKTHAESLVKLMTDGILLAESQNDPYLSQYDTIIIDEAHERSLNIDFLLGYLKWLLPKRPDLKVIITSATIDPQRFSTHFNNAPIIEVSGRTYPVDMRYRPIIPKQEIGNEEDDDQSAGSRLARTALDETSDDLQNAILDAVDELYRDLRGDILIFLSGEREIRETTDSLKKHHPTQYEILPLYSKLSVSEQERVFKPKGGKIRIVLATNVAETSLTVPGIRGVIDTGHARISRYSHRSKIQRLPIERISQSSANQRAGRCGRVAEGICIRLYSHDDYLARPEFTEPEIMRTNLSAVILQMTALNLGEIEDFPFLEPPEDKMIRDGKNVLHEVNALDKAGKLTDIGKQLAKFPTDPKLARMLIAAAHEHCLTEVAIIVSALSVQDPREKPADKMQQADAKHVAFRHPESDFLTVLNIWNTFEEQKKHLSNSKLRKYCSDNFLSYIRMREWFDIHAQIMQVIKGDLKMHPNTDDAGYEKIHRALLPGLLSNIGFRHESHEYLGARGLKFFIFPGSGLHKLKPKWIMAAEQVETSKVYARNVARIEPEWIEQCAAHLVKHNYYDPHWAKKSARCMVSARTLLYGLTLQAGRKIPYDHVDPKAAREIFIRSALVDHDYHSNAPFYIANQKLLEEVGIIQHKGRRVDLVVDEQWLYKFYDNKLPPEIVSGVTLDTWRKTVERANLKILFLTKEDLTREEEEDYVNEWDFPDSKKIGNLTLPLQYRFEPGHDEDGVTVIIPVHQLNQLSQAPFEWLVPGLLEEKCIALIKSLPKQIRKHFVPVPQTVKQCLEIEPDFKGTLQEWLGNRLRKLTGEAIPLNAWNLDGLTDHLKMNFRVVDDQDKLLDYGRDLKKLQLKYTTKAEHSFDQIAADELNYTGCIQWAFDDLPETWQFIQKGQNFIGFPAIIDEGDAVGVRIFDTEQKAALQHQKGLMRLLKLQLRKECTYIIKNMPQSAAVELTYNRLPKHPILSLLAGENGVASTSYKEDMLYLILYSVFIDGKSIRTQQAFEQSLQQYKPELIGIGNDAGKTALEIMELYGVIKKCMERTLHANDPLANDINEQLNLLIYAGFIRNTPYQCLKAIPRYLKAIQYRLDKRDHNLQKTQEVTRYSVRFWKDIEKKAKKDWVIPEQDPFRWAIEEFRVSLFAQQLKTAYPVSVKRMDKLWDEHG, encoded by the coding sequence ATGCCTTCTTCCGACCTAGTTAAACAACTCACCCAGCAATTACCGCACTGTCTTAATCAAGACAGGCATGTTTTAAAGCGCCAGTTAGACAGGTTACGGAGTGAAACTCAGAAAGGCAAAGATCCGCTAGAGCAACTGAACACGTTAGCCGGCCGTTTTGAGAAATCTGTCGCATTAAGAGCCAAGCGACTTGCCAGTATTCCACCCCTGAATTTCCCGGATTTACCTGTCACAGGTAAAAAAGATGACATCGCCAAACTGATCAAGGAAAATCAGGTAGTGATTGTTTGCGGCGAAACCGGTTCCGGTAAAACCACCCAGTTACCCAAAATTTGTTTATCTATAGGTCTGGGTGCAGCGGGTTTTATTGGCCACACACAGCCCAGGCGAATTGCTGCACGGACGGTTGCTGATCGTATTGCCGAAGAACTCGGTGAATCGATAGGAAAGTCAGTGGGTTATAAAATTCGTTTTAATGATAAAACGCATGCAGAGTCATTGGTTAAATTAATGACTGATGGTATTTTGCTGGCGGAATCGCAAAATGATCCTTACTTAAGTCAATACGACACTATCATTATTGATGAGGCCCATGAACGTAGTTTAAATATCGACTTTTTATTGGGTTATTTAAAATGGCTGTTGCCAAAACGTCCGGATTTAAAGGTAATCATTACCTCGGCAACCATCGATCCGCAACGTTTCTCTACCCATTTTAATAATGCGCCTATTATTGAAGTGTCAGGGCGGACTTATCCGGTTGATATGCGCTATCGTCCTATTATTCCCAAACAGGAGATTGGGAACGAGGAAGACGATGACCAATCTGCCGGGAGCAGATTGGCGCGTACAGCCCTTGATGAAACTAGCGACGATCTGCAAAACGCAATACTGGATGCAGTTGATGAACTGTATCGGGATTTACGCGGCGATATACTCATTTTTCTCAGTGGTGAACGGGAAATCAGGGAAACGACTGATTCTTTAAAAAAACACCATCCTACGCAATATGAAATTTTGCCACTATATTCAAAACTCAGTGTCAGCGAACAGGAGCGGGTGTTCAAGCCCAAAGGTGGAAAAATACGTATTGTGTTGGCAACCAATGTCGCCGAAACCTCGTTAACCGTTCCAGGTATCCGTGGTGTAATCGATACGGGTCATGCACGTATCAGTCGCTATAGCCATCGCAGTAAAATCCAGCGTTTACCGATTGAACGTATTTCGCAGTCCAGTGCCAATCAAAGGGCAGGGCGGTGTGGTCGTGTTGCTGAAGGAATTTGTATTCGGCTATATTCGCATGATGACTATCTGGCCAGACCGGAATTTACCGAGCCGGAAATTATGCGTACCAATTTGTCTGCGGTTATTTTGCAGATGACGGCATTAAATCTGGGTGAAATTGAAGATTTCCCGTTTTTGGAACCCCCTGAAGATAAAATGATTCGGGATGGTAAAAATGTATTGCATGAAGTTAATGCTTTGGATAAAGCTGGGAAGCTGACCGACATAGGCAAACAGTTAGCCAAATTCCCGACTGATCCCAAATTGGCGCGTATGTTGATTGCAGCAGCGCACGAGCATTGCTTAACCGAAGTGGCCATTATTGTGTCAGCGTTAAGCGTACAGGATCCGCGCGAAAAACCGGCCGATAAAATGCAGCAAGCGGATGCCAAACATGTGGCATTTCGTCATCCTGAATCTGATTTTTTAACGGTACTGAATATCTGGAATACCTTTGAAGAACAGAAGAAGCATCTGTCTAATAGTAAACTACGTAAATATTGTAGCGATAATTTTCTGTCCTACATCAGAATGCGTGAGTGGTTTGATATTCACGCCCAAATTATGCAGGTGATTAAAGGTGATTTAAAAATGCACCCGAACACCGATGATGCCGGTTATGAAAAAATTCATCGCGCCTTGTTGCCGGGTTTGTTATCCAATATTGGTTTTCGGCATGAATCTCACGAATATTTGGGCGCACGGGGTTTAAAATTTTTTATTTTCCCAGGTTCCGGGCTACATAAACTTAAACCCAAGTGGATTATGGCAGCAGAGCAGGTTGAAACCAGTAAGGTTTATGCCCGTAATGTCGCCAGAATTGAACCTGAATGGATAGAGCAATGTGCGGCGCATTTGGTTAAGCATAACTATTATGACCCGCATTGGGCAAAAAAGTCGGCGCGATGTATGGTGTCGGCAAGAACTTTGTTATATGGCTTAACTTTGCAGGCAGGGCGAAAGATTCCTTATGATCATGTTGATCCAAAAGCTGCCAGAGAGATTTTTATCCGTTCGGCGTTGGTTGATCACGATTATCACAGTAATGCACCTTTCTACATCGCCAATCAAAAGTTGCTGGAAGAAGTTGGGATTATTCAGCATAAAGGCCGTCGTGTTGATCTGGTGGTTGATGAACAGTGGCTTTATAAATTTTACGATAACAAACTGCCGCCTGAAATTGTTAGTGGCGTTACTTTGGATACCTGGCGAAAAACAGTCGAACGCGCTAATCTCAAAATCTTGTTTTTAACCAAGGAAGATTTAACGCGTGAAGAAGAGGAAGACTATGTCAATGAATGGGATTTTCCAGACAGCAAAAAAATAGGTAATTTGACTCTCCCGTTACAATATCGTTTTGAACCAGGACATGATGAAGATGGCGTAACGGTAATTATCCCTGTACATCAGTTAAATCAACTATCGCAAGCGCCTTTTGAGTGGCTGGTACCGGGTTTGTTGGAAGAAAAATGTATTGCCTTGATTAAATCCCTGCCCAAGCAAATTAGAAAACATTTTGTTCCTGTGCCGCAAACCGTTAAGCAATGTCTGGAAATTGAACCCGATTTTAAAGGTACATTACAGGAATGGTTGGGTAACCGGTTACGAAAATTAACGGGCGAAGCGATTCCATTAAATGCCTGGAATTTGGACGGGTTAACCGACCATTTGAAAATGAATTTTAGAGTCGTTGACGATCAGGACAAACTGCTTGATTACGGTAGGGATTTAAAAAAATTACAGCTTAAATACACGACCAAAGCCGAGCACAGTTTTGACCAAATAGCCGCTGATGAACTAAATTATACCGGCTGTATTCAATGGGCGTTTGATGACCTTCCCGAGACCTGGCAATTTATCCAGAAGGGACAAAATTTTATTGGTTTTCCGGCCATTATTGATGAAGGTGATGCTGTTGGTGTGCGTATTTTTGACACAGAGCAGAAAGCGGCATTACAACATCAAAAGGGTTTGATGCGCTTACTTAAGTTGCAATTACGTAAAGAATGCACTTATATCATCAAAAATATGCCACAGTCGGCAGCAGTAGAATTAACCTATAATCGTTTACCCAAGCATCCAATTTTATCGTTATTAGCGGGTGAAAATGGCGTAGCAAGCACCTCGTATAAAGAAGATATGTTGTATTTGATTTTATACAGTGTATTTATTGACGGTAAATCCATCCGGACCCAACAAGCATTTGAGCAAAGTTTGCAACAATACAAGCCCGAGTTGATTGGTATCGGTAATGATGCCGGAAAAACAGCTTTGGAGATTATGGAGCTTTATGGCGTAATAAAAAAATGCATGGAACGAACCCTACATGCTAATGATCCTCTGGCAAATGATATCAATGAGCAATTAAACTTACTCATTTATGCGGGGTTTATTCGTAATACACCTTATCAATGCCTTAAAGCCATTCCTCGCTATCTAAAAGCAATACAATATCGCCTTGATAAGCGAGATCATAATCTCCAAAAAACTCAGGAAGTTACTCGGTATTCTGTACGTTTTTGGAAGGATATCGAGAAAAAAGCTAAAAAAGACTGGGTTATACCAGAGCAAGACCCGTTTCGTTGGGCCATTGAAGAGTTCAGGGTTTCGTTGTTTGCCCAGCAACTTAAAACTGCTTATCCGGTTTCCGTAAAGCGCATGGATAAGCTTTGGGACGAACACGGATAA